The genomic stretch ATACCAGCCTGGTCCAGGAGGATGAAGAGCAGCCCACAGGTATTGTACATGCGGTGCCCAATGCTGCCGGAGATATGCAATATGATATTGTGGCGCCTGCGGCCTGGGATTTTATAGCGCCTGATGCACGGGCTATGGAAGCGGTGCGGCAGTCGCCCTTTTTTGTATTCGGCAGCCTGATCACCCGTGAGGTGCATTCCCGGCAAACCTTGTTCGGTTTGCTGGAAGTGGCGCAGCAAAAAGTACTGGACATTAATCTCCGCACACCTTTTTATAGCCCTGCCATTATTGAGGCATTGCTGCAACAGGCAGCTATTGTCAAGATGAATGGGGAAGAGCTGGCGCTGATGGCCGAATGGTTTGGTGCAGCAACTGATCAGGCAATTGCTATGGAGCAGCTGCGCAAAAAGTTTTCTTTATCCACCCTGATTGTTACACTGGGTGCGCAGGGCGCCATGGTCAACCAGGAAGGCAGCCTGTTCCGGCAGCAGGGCATTCCCGTTACGGTAGCGGATACAGTGGGTAGTGGTGATGCGTTCCTCGCCGGCTTTCTTACCCGGCTGATGCAGGGCAAGCCCGTGCGGGAGGCATTGCAATTTGCTACAGCCCTGGGCGCATTGGTAGCTTCCCGGGTGGGTGGCTGGCCGGATTATGAAGTGGGGGAAGTGGAAGCGCTGGCAGCCGGCCAGTAGTTTACCTGCCTGGGTTAAAAGTGAAAGCTAATTGACTCTTTCTGAAATACTTATGCACGGGTAGTAATTTGCTCCACACTGTGGAGCAAATTGGAAGTAGGGATATGTTTTTCATAATCATGCTGTTAGGTCTATGAAGTGATTTTCTACACACTGTGTAGAAAATTGGAGTTAAGGGATAAGTTTTTCATAATCATTCTATTAGGCCTCTAACATGATTTTGTACACACTGTGTACAAAATCTTTATTGGTGAAAATCCCAGGCTCATACTCACAATGAAGACTCACGTTTGGTTTGCAGTTTCCGCTTCTCTCTTTCAATTTCAGCGGCCAGTTCTGCTTCCGTAGGCAGGCAGGACATGTATTTTGCGGCAAACAGGTTCTTGTCATCATTAATAATAGAGTACCTGACCACAGTGTCGCTTTTTTCCGTGCAAAGGACTATACCGATGGTAGGGCTGTCTTTGGGAGATCGCTTCAGGTCGTCGAACATACGCCGGTACATATCCATCTGGCCAATATCCTGGTGGGTGAGTTTTCCTACCTTCAAGTCGGCCAGAACAAAACAGCGTAGCACGTAATTATAAAACACCAGGTCAATAAAATAATGTTCCCCTTCTGTACTGATCCGGTACTGCCGGCCAACAAGGGAAAAACCTTTGCCCATTTCCAGCAGGAATTGCTGCAGGTTCCTGACAAGGGCTTCTTCTATTTGCGTTTCCGAAGCCTGGTCAGGCTCAGGGATATCCAGGAACTCAAATACAAAAGGATCCTTGATGAAATCCCGGGGATGCTGCCGGTCCTTATCCCTGAGGGGCGTTTGTGTGGGTGTTTTGGAAGACAATAACCGCTGGTAATAGAAGGTATCAATATTGCGCTCCAATGTGCGGACGCTCCAATTTTGCTCAGCCGCTTCCTGCAAATAATAATTCCTGGCGTCTGGACTTATGATTCTCATAATCAGTCTGTTGTGGCTCCATGGCAATTTGCTACACACTGTGTAGCAAATCTGCTGATCAGGATAGGTTAAATAGAACTGCCTGAAATTCCGTAAGTTAGCATAAGAAAAACCTCTTCCGAAATCTACTGTCAGTGCTTTTGAAAGCTCTTTCAAAATCGCTTCTCCATACGCCGCTCTTTCCTTTCCCTGCTGCTCCTCTTCAACAATCCTTCTCCCTATCTGCCAATAAGCTTCCACCATGGCCGCATTGACCATGGCATAGGTCCTTTTTCTGGCCTGGGCTAAGATGTCTTTGATCTCCTGGATATAACTGATACCTGTCATAGGTTACTTTTTGGTTAACCAGTGAAACAAACAGCAGGCCAGTTGCACCAAAAATTGCCCCGGATCATATATTTATGACCGTTAGTCTTTGTTTTGTGAAAAAAAGGTTTTGGACTGGTGGTTGTCCGCTTCGGCAGCCGGCTTTTTCCCCGGAAAATACCGGGGTAAAACACCAATTGGATCGGGGATAGAATCCTGTTGTCTCCTTCTCCAAACACCTTACATTTGCAGCCTGATGGATATTCAATGTACTGAAAAGGAGTTGTTCGTATTTAAGAAGATCGCGCATGCAGCGGCTGAGCTTAGTATGCCCTGTTATGTGATCGGGGGCTTTGTACGGGACAAACTGCTGGGCCGCGCCACCAAGGACGCCGATATCGTTTGCGTGGGTGATGGCATTGTCCTGGCCAATAAAGTGGCCGACCGCTTCCAGCCCCGGCCCACGGTCAGCTTTTTCAAGAACTTCGGTACGGCCCAGATAAAAATAGAAGACTGGGAGATCGAATTTGTAGGCGCCCGCAAAGAAAGCTACCGCTACCATAGCCGTAACCCTGAAGTAAGCCCCGGTACCCTCAAGGACGACCAGGACCGGCGGGATTTTACCATCAACGCCCTGGCCATCAGTCTCAATGAAACAGATTACGGTAAACTGCTGGACCCCTTCCAGGGACTGGCTGACCTGGAGAAAAAGCTGATCCGCACACCGCTGGATCCTGCCCAGACCTTCAGCGACGATCCCCTGCGCATGATGCGGGCCATCCGCTTCGCCTGCCAGCTGCAATTCACCATTGAGCCTGCCGTATTCCAGAGCATCAAAGACAATAAGGACCGGATAAAGATCATTTCCCAGGAACGCATCACCGATGAGCTGAACAAGATCCTGGCCAGTACCAGGCCCTCCATCGGGCTTGACCTGCTGTACCAGTCGGGCCTGCTGCAGCTGATCTTCCCCGCCCTGGTAGACCTGGCCGGCGCCGAATATATAGATGGTCACGGCCATAAAGATAATTTTTACCATACCCTCCAGGTAGTGGACAATATAGCCGACAATACCCGGGATCTCTGGCTGCGCTGGGCCGCCCTGCTGCATGATATAGCCAAGCCCGCCACCAAGAAGTTTGAACCAGGACATGGCTGGACCTTCCACGGTCATGAAGTAGTGGGCGCACGAATGGTGCCCAAAATTTTCAATAAGCTCAAACTGCCGCTCAACGAAAAAATGCGGCTGGTCAAAAAACTGGTGGAACTGCACCTGCGGCCTATCAGCCTGACCAAAGAGAATATAACGGATTCTGCCATCCGAAGACTGCTTTTTGATGCCGGCGACGATATTGAATCCCTGATGCTGCTCTGCGAGGCCGATATCACCTCCAAGAACAAGCAGAAGGTAAAACGCTACCTGGATAATTTTGAACTGGTGCGGGAGCGATTGAAAGCCGTGGAAGAAAAAGACCGCATCCGCAACTGGCAGCCACCCGTGACCGGTGAAATGATCATGGAGATTTTCGGGCTTTCCCCCTGTAAGACCGTGGGCGATCTGAAGAATGCCATCCGGGAAGCCATCCTGGATGGGGAAATCCCCAATGAGTACACCGCGGCCTATAATTATATGATGAAAAAAGCCGATGAAATGGGCTTACAGCCTGTCAGATAAGCAGCTATGCACTGCCTGGATGTGTAAGGGCGACAACAATTGACGGTGCCAGGTAGTGGTATGATAGTTGTGGATAATATCTTATTTTTGGAACAAACTAACCTTAACAAGCATTATGGCTGTTCTAAAGTTCAGGGTATATTTCGAAGAAGATGATAGCATTTACCGGGATGTAGTGATCAAGCACACGCAAACGTTTTTTCAATTACA from Candidatus Pseudobacter hemicellulosilyticus encodes the following:
- a CDS encoding carbohydrate kinase; the encoded protein is MSDIRQNAHDLVCYGEILWDLLPAGARPGGAPMNVAYHIHQLGLRPGLITRVGQDERGQELYRILQGKQLDTSLVQEDEEQPTGIVHAVPNAAGDMQYDIVAPAAWDFIAPDARAMEAVRQSPFFVFGSLITREVHSRQTLFGLLEVAQQKVLDINLRTPFYSPAIIEALLQQAAIVKMNGEELALMAEWFGAATDQAIAMEQLRKKFSLSTLIVTLGAQGAMVNQEGSLFRQQGIPVTVADTVGSGDAFLAGFLTRLMQGKPVREALQFATALGALVASRVGGWPDYEVGEVEALAAGQ
- a CDS encoding PDDEXK nuclease domain-containing protein; protein product: MTGISYIQEIKDILAQARKRTYAMVNAAMVEAYWQIGRRIVEEEQQGKERAAYGEAILKELSKALTVDFGRGFSYANLRNFRQFYLTYPDQQICYTVCSKLPWSHNRLIMRIISPDARNYYLQEAAEQNWSVRTLERNIDTFYYQRLLSSKTPTQTPLRDKDRQHPRDFIKDPFVFEFLDIPEPDQASETQIEEALVRNLQQFLLEMGKGFSLVGRQYRISTEGEHYFIDLVFYNYVLRCFVLADLKVGKLTHQDIGQMDMYRRMFDDLKRSPKDSPTIGIVLCTEKSDTVVRYSIINDDKNLFAAKYMSCLPTEAELAAEIEREKRKLQTKRESSL
- a CDS encoding HD domain-containing protein, with amino-acid sequence MDIQCTEKELFVFKKIAHAAAELSMPCYVIGGFVRDKLLGRATKDADIVCVGDGIVLANKVADRFQPRPTVSFFKNFGTAQIKIEDWEIEFVGARKESYRYHSRNPEVSPGTLKDDQDRRDFTINALAISLNETDYGKLLDPFQGLADLEKKLIRTPLDPAQTFSDDPLRMMRAIRFACQLQFTIEPAVFQSIKDNKDRIKIISQERITDELNKILASTRPSIGLDLLYQSGLLQLIFPALVDLAGAEYIDGHGHKDNFYHTLQVVDNIADNTRDLWLRWAALLHDIAKPATKKFEPGHGWTFHGHEVVGARMVPKIFNKLKLPLNEKMRLVKKLVELHLRPISLTKENITDSAIRRLLFDAGDDIESLMLLCEADITSKNKQKVKRYLDNFELVRERLKAVEEKDRIRNWQPPVTGEMIMEIFGLSPCKTVGDLKNAIREAILDGEIPNEYTAAYNYMMKKADEMGLQPVR